The following are encoded together in the uncultured Fibrobacter sp. genome:
- a CDS encoding acetate/propionate family kinase gives MRVLVLNCGSSSVKFAVIDTQTKESISSGLVENIGVNGHVKAKGPEGNIDFNFDCPTHAEAVAEVQKFLAEQKLIDTIEAIGHRVVHGGKYIKSERVTQEVIDYIRSITLFAPLHEPAHATGMECATKFFPTLPQVAVFDTAFHQTMPRKAYLYGIPYKFYEEDKIRRYGAHGTSHRFVTGEAAKILGKKPEEVCLITAHLGNGSSCSAILNGQCVDTTMGFTPLEGLIMGTRSGSIDPAILFFISKKYGYDIDRLDKLVNKESGLLGLSGLSNDMRTLTQAASEGHVGAQIALETFAYRLTREIGGIAMALPRIDALVFTGGIGENSKLVRKMAMDNLKILGYQIDEARNEKNGKESGHIISKDGTPTAMVVATNEELLIALDTEALVK, from the coding sequence ATGCGCGTACTCGTTCTTAATTGCGGCAGCTCCTCGGTCAAGTTCGCCGTTATCGACACCCAGACCAAAGAATCCATCTCTAGCGGCCTCGTCGAAAACATCGGCGTGAATGGCCACGTCAAGGCCAAGGGCCCCGAAGGCAACATCGACTTCAATTTCGATTGCCCGACCCATGCCGAAGCCGTTGCCGAAGTCCAGAAGTTCCTCGCCGAACAGAAGCTCATCGACACCATCGAAGCTATCGGCCACCGCGTGGTGCATGGCGGTAAGTACATCAAGAGCGAACGCGTCACGCAGGAAGTCATCGACTACATTCGTAGCATCACTCTGTTTGCCCCGCTCCACGAACCGGCTCACGCAACCGGTATGGAATGCGCCACCAAGTTCTTCCCGACGCTCCCGCAGGTCGCCGTGTTCGACACAGCCTTCCACCAGACCATGCCCCGCAAGGCATACCTCTACGGCATCCCCTACAAGTTCTACGAAGAAGACAAGATCCGTCGCTACGGCGCCCACGGCACAAGCCACCGCTTCGTGACCGGCGAGGCCGCCAAGATTCTGGGCAAGAAGCCCGAAGAAGTCTGCCTCATCACGGCCCACCTCGGTAACGGTTCCAGCTGCTCCGCCATTTTGAACGGCCAGTGCGTTGACACCACCATGGGCTTCACCCCGCTCGAGGGCCTCATCATGGGCACCCGCTCCGGAAGCATCGACCCGGCAATCCTCTTCTTCATCAGCAAGAAGTACGGCTACGATATCGACCGTCTCGACAAGCTTGTAAACAAGGAATCCGGCCTTCTCGGCCTCTCCGGACTCAGCAACGACATGCGCACCCTGACGCAGGCCGCAAGCGAAGGCCACGTCGGCGCACAGATTGCCCTCGAAACGTTCGCCTACAGGCTCACCCGCGAAATCGGCGGCATCGCCATGGCACTCCCGCGCATCGACGCCCTGGTGTTCACCGGCGGTATCGGCGAGAACAGCAAGCTTGTCCGCAAGATGGCGATGGACAACCTCAAGATTCTCGGCTACCAGATCGACGAAGCCCGCAACGAAAAGAACGGCAAGGAATCCGGCCACATCATCAGCAAGGACGGCACCCCGACCGCCATGGTCGTCGCCACCAACGAAGAACT
- a CDS encoding AAA family ATPase, whose product MNDTEMLGKLKAGFETLSREKNAIVVPLEDLLRKAGFAKKSKQVCVELLKKSGEFKLDFKKEDVMVCMKNFKPMEISMNQENAEKKITFSLHDRIKTLRDALSQGLYEKDEVVRLALLTAIAGESIFLLGEPGCAKSMIARRIVQAFKADGKDAVKYFETLLNEYTTPDEVFGNVSLKALNGELDECKGKEEYRRLTENMLPEADIAFLDEIWKAGSAILNTLLTIVNERKFHNGSKVVEVPLKTLFAASNELPAKNQGLEALYDRLVLRLMVSFIKDENNFFEMVEAPSSSKFELSDDVKKLQITNAELQEWKEKIDEVTLSEGAKSVILAIRKEYASRNAAMDDADKLAGETFEVGDRRWKKIVHILKTSAFLNDRTEVDLMDCQLIEYCIWSTEKQQKLARDIVEKCIKQNGLDCDSAIDEINEQIENFKKKIDEKWYDKVTDPATDKIVTVDGQQCYECTRDGYNETWYVSVAKGVHAYYSDDHDVYDSKMSLYSSDYRMTKSGNKITCWSNFTVKKNPAKTHLEFKKLSDIAHEMYQKEFDKEYYAPIVERIQAEIKALKDKKSADEVPFKANLFANQEYNVSITSKLDGAIRQIEDAKIQLDKQRNRYYKSELSAKLSVGDVILKSGMIYSAEEVGTLTDDQKKNVVAVVCVAGEKTYAMGVVQYEDTWDNIAELKLASEYGEANDLPNEFKSDWMVPDKNLLNDIWKNKGRINESLMALSNEICVLGETAYWSSTEYKGSAAVYQLFDDEGKADHTTKDHEFSIIVIREWTKD is encoded by the coding sequence ATGAATGACACTGAAATGCTTGGAAAATTAAAAGCCGGTTTTGAAACGCTGTCTAGGGAAAAGAATGCGATCGTCGTTCCCTTGGAAGATCTTCTTCGCAAGGCTGGTTTTGCGAAAAAATCCAAACAGGTGTGTGTGGAACTTCTGAAAAAGTCGGGCGAATTTAAGCTGGACTTTAAAAAAGAAGACGTCATGGTTTGCATGAAAAATTTTAAACCGATGGAGATTTCCATGAATCAAGAAAATGCAGAGAAAAAAATTACTTTTAGCCTTCACGATAGAATTAAAACATTACGTGATGCTTTGTCACAAGGGTTGTATGAAAAAGACGAAGTGGTTCGTCTAGCATTGCTTACGGCGATTGCGGGCGAAAGTATTTTTCTCTTGGGTGAGCCGGGCTGTGCCAAAAGTATGATTGCAAGACGAATTGTTCAGGCTTTTAAGGCTGATGGTAAAGATGCTGTCAAATATTTTGAAACTCTTCTGAATGAATACACGACTCCGGACGAAGTTTTTGGAAATGTTTCTTTGAAGGCTTTGAATGGGGAACTTGATGAATGTAAAGGTAAGGAGGAGTACCGCCGCCTTACAGAAAATATGCTGCCTGAAGCGGACATTGCTTTCTTGGATGAAATTTGGAAAGCGGGCTCGGCCATTTTGAATACTCTCTTGACGATTGTCAATGAACGTAAATTCCATAACGGCAGTAAAGTTGTTGAAGTCCCGTTGAAAACGCTCTTTGCGGCGTCAAATGAATTGCCTGCCAAAAATCAAGGATTGGAGGCTTTGTATGACCGCCTTGTTCTTCGTTTGATGGTTTCGTTTATTAAAGACGAAAATAACTTCTTTGAAATGGTCGAGGCCCCATCGTCTTCGAAGTTTGAACTTTCTGATGATGTGAAAAAACTGCAAATTACTAATGCTGAATTGCAGGAATGGAAAGAAAAGATAGATGAGGTGACTCTTTCTGAAGGGGCTAAGTCTGTTATTTTGGCAATCCGTAAGGAATATGCCTCGCGTAACGCGGCTATGGATGATGCTGATAAACTTGCTGGCGAAACATTTGAAGTGGGCGACCGTCGTTGGAAGAAAATTGTCCACATCTTGAAAACATCGGCTTTCTTGAATGACCGCACTGAAGTCGATTTGATGGACTGCCAGTTGATTGAATATTGCATTTGGAGTACGGAAAAACAGCAAAAATTGGCTCGCGATATTGTTGAAAAATGTATCAAGCAGAACGGCTTGGATTGCGATTCTGCAATTGATGAAATCAATGAGCAGATAGAGAATTTTAAGAAGAAAATTGATGAGAAATGGTATGACAAAGTGACTGATCCGGCAACGGATAAAATTGTGACCGTTGATGGACAACAATGTTACGAGTGTACTCGGGATGGGTATAATGAAACTTGGTATGTGAGTGTCGCAAAAGGAGTTCATGCTTATTATTCAGATGATCATGATGTATATGATTCGAAAATGTCACTATACTCTTCTGATTATAGAATGACTAAATCAGGAAATAAAATAACATGTTGGTCTAATTTTACGGTAAAAAAGAATCCTGCAAAAACTCATTTGGAGTTTAAGAAACTTTCTGACATTGCTCATGAAATGTATCAAAAGGAATTTGATAAGGAATATTACGCACCGATTGTTGAGCGGATTCAAGCGGAAATAAAGGCTTTAAAGGATAAGAAGAGTGCGGATGAAGTTCCTTTCAAGGCGAACCTTTTTGCAAATCAAGAGTATAATGTTAGTATAACATCGAAGCTTGATGGTGCAATTCGTCAAATTGAAGATGCGAAGATTCAGTTGGACAAACAACGTAATCGTTATTATAAATCTGAACTTTCTGCAAAACTCTCTGTTGGAGATGTAATTCTTAAAAGTGGGATGATTTATTCTGCTGAAGAAGTTGGAACACTTACCGATGATCAGAAGAAAAACGTTGTTGCGGTTGTATGTGTTGCCGGTGAAAAGACATATGCAATGGGTGTGGTGCAATATGAGGACACGTGGGATAACATTGCTGAATTGAAACTGGCTTCTGAATATGGTGAAGCTAATGATTTGCCTAATGAATTTAAGTCTGATTGGATGGTTCCTGATAAAAATCTTCTTAATGATATTTGGAAGAATAAAGGCCGCATCAATGAATCGTTGATGGCGTTAAGCAATGAAATTTGTGTATTGGGCGAAACCGCATACTGGTCTTCAACAGAGTATAAAGGATCTGCTGCTGTATATCAGTTATTCGATGATGAAGGAAAAGCGGATCATACAACCAAAGATCACGAATTCTCAATTATTGTCATTCGTGAATGGACGAAGGATTAA